The Dermochelys coriacea isolate rDerCor1 chromosome 19, rDerCor1.pri.v4, whole genome shotgun sequence region gggggggagggcaggctggCAGATGGCTAAGGGAGGAGTACTATTAGGGTAGTATGATGTATCTGATTTCTGCATGATTTTGAATGTTTGTAAAATAAGATAGAATAGGAATAGATAGATAAGGATAGATGCTTTGCGTGTGAGGAAACAGACAAGATAGATTCTGCAAGTCTGGAAAGATGATAGCCTTGTAGGATTTCAGTCAAAAGGGGTGTGTGTTTTGGCCTGCTAATTCCTTGGTCACAGGAGTCACGTTTacttaagacaaacaagtttgatgTGAGTCAAACAGCTCTTATGGCAACCTTCTATTCTAACTGGTAACATTCAAAACAGTTGGGGGCATCTCCAGCCTGCGACAACCTTCCTGCGTTGTTTTGGTATCACTGGCCACTTCCACATCTGGCAGTTGAACGGGCACACACATCCATCATGGCTGCGTGGTCTACAGAATGACTGCATTGAGTAAACGAATTAATGCTGTAGGGTTTTGGCCCCTGTACCATTATTAAGCTCTGACAACGTTTTATTTTGTATTCTGAAAAAAGCCTTATGTTGTTAAAAAGTGACCCTAATATGATTTTATACTAATAAACTGTTGTCTAATATGTGAAGTTATTTGTTTATTCTCTGCCAGTGCCGATGGCCCTAAAAATGACCGCTTAAAACTATGTGGTGTGTAAAACTCTGtgtaaactctttttttttttttacaccttaGGGTCACATGCTTTCTTCCATGAGGTGTTCTGAGGAAACGTGCAAGGGAGCTTGGGAGAACCTTCTAGCACTCCCAACATGGCCTGCACCCCCATTCCATTGCAGCTTCCTTCTCTCTCCAAAGTTAgcatctcctgccccagcacacACCCCTTGCTAGGCCTACATGAAGAGGCCTCTCTCACAATTCACCTGCTGTAAGATGCTGGGGCCCTGTTTTGGTATCAGCTCAAACCCATCTCACCATACTACTGAGAATGGTCAATATGAACCATGAGGCTATGAAGTTGGAAAGAATGTATGCCAAAGCAGCCATCAGGACACAGGTATTGTGTGCTTCCCAAGAGGCCGCATCTGTCCTTTTACAACTTTCTTGTAGCACAATTCTGatgactgctttaaaaaaaaagtggattttcCACATTAACCATGACTTAATACAAGTAAACTACTGAAACCCCATCACCTAAATCTAGGCAGTGCAAGGAGCAGGTGCAGTATCTGAAACTGCTTCTGAAACTTCCTCCCAATTGTAATAGATTTAGTTATGGTTCTATTTTACCAAATGTTTTTCTCTGCTCTGTTGCTATGCAGAAGACCTGTACAAATGAGACTGACTATACAGAGGAAACAATGGAACTGACTGTATAAAGTGTTGCacacagtaaaacaaaacaaaaccatgttttGCCCCAGTCTCTCAGCTAAGCTATTTTAGATGTTAGCTGTATCAATAGTAGATAAATCGCctctgtctgaaaatgttttaagCTGCCAATGTCCCTTTATAGGGACTCAagtaaaaagaacaaaacattttcttcctTAGGTTATGAAAGGTTCGTATTTCACTCAACTTGACCAATGAAAACAGGTTTGTCAGTTTCACTATAATTCTCTTCTCTATACAATTATGCCATTCCAAGCAACGCAAGAAAAGTTATTTCcactggatattttaaaataagtgttcCGGAAGACATTTCTTCTAatggtcttggggttttctgaACCCAGAAGTTATATTTTGGGGCTAAATTGTTGCATGTTCCTTTTTTTATTGTAAAGTGGCTAAACACGGCATAATTTCATTTAAACCACCACTAAATGTCATCAAGCAAAAATAGTCTTTATTCAAATTTCATGGAAACAGGGATCACTGTACTTTGCAAGacggggaaaaataaaataaaaaaatttaatataaaacaagGATATTGTCACAATACCAGAATATGGAACTCTACTTTTTATTCCCCTATGGGTTACTGCAGGTATCTATTTTCTTGACTGTGCTATTCACAACTCTGTAAATCCAAAAATATGAAACCAAAAGTAGTATGAAACTTAAGACTTAGCACTTTCACTAAATGGCATACATTAAAGGGCATCAGTTCAAGGGCAAAAATAGCTGAAGTCACCATACCTACCTATCAGTCATCATTCCAACCTTATAAACCCATCGAAGTACAGTGCTCCCTCTCTGTAAGGCTGTTCTTGGAAAACAAGGCGATTTTGGTGTTCTTGTGAGGATTGTGTTATAAAGGGGATCTTTCTACAAGTCAGCAAATGAGCTGCATAGCCTTGATCTAGAAGGCATTGCAGAAAGGGAGTCCTGTACTGAACGATTACAGACACACCATTAGGGTAGTTAAAAATGTACAGCATTGACATGTTCTACTTCAATCACTTGTGCTACAACTACCAAACATGTACAAAAGACTTTTCATATAGTTTCAAGTGTGGTTGCAGCAAGTTTAGGACCTCGAACGAGATCTTGATCTAGATCGGGATGGTGATTTAGAGGCAGACCTAGATCTAGACTTGGACCGGGACCTAGTTTTTGAAATTGACTTTGATCGGGAGCGAGATTCTGATTTGACATTTGGTTTGGATTTAGAATTTGACCTAGATCTGGATCGAGATTCATGACTTTTGTCCATTTCCTCACCCTCATTTTTTACCTCCTTTGTGTCAGATTCTCGTTTTAGATGCTCCTTTTCCTTGGACTCCgatctggatctggatctagACCTAGACCTGGACCGGGACCGCTCTTGgtcttccttctttttcttcttgttgctagaTTTGCTGTCTCGCTTGCTGCGCCTTCTGCTTTTCTCACTCTTGCTGTGGCTCCTGCTCCTACTTCTGCTGTCATCCCtactcctcttccttcctttccttttgtcCTTACTCTTACTACGACTCCTGCTCCTACTCTCCTCTCTGCTCTTGCTCCTGCTCCTAGCCTTGCTCTTTTCCCTCTCTTTACTCCTACTTTTCTCCTTACTCctactcctcctcctcatgctctccttctcttcctccactcTCTCCTTGCTTCCACTCCTGCTCCTACTTTTACTCTTACTCTTTTCCTTGCTGGGGCTCCTGCTCTTTGCTTTTGCGTCGTCGTTGTTCTGGACAGCATCCTCCGCTTTGTCTTTACTTTTGCTCTGGGTTTTCTCTGCACTCCTGCTGCGGCTcctacttttatcatttttgattGGACTCCGGCTTTTTTCCTTTTGGCCTCTACTACGGCTCTTGCTTCGACTACGGCTCTTACTTCTAGAACGGGACCCAGACCTGGAAATGCACAAGTGGATGGTGACATATCAGACTTTTGAGCATGGCGTGGTTCTCATTTGCTATTAAATTTTGGTAAACAAATGAAGCAACGCCCATGCTGCAGCGTTAGGTCGATGCCTCTTACACGTCCTCAGGATCTCCCCCACAAAAGTATACCTGGATCTTGATCTACTCTTGGAATGGCTGCTTTTGCTACTGCCACTACGGCTCCTGCTCTTACGAGAATGTCTGCTTCGAGAGCGAGACCTGAAACAAAAGGAATTGGCATTAAGTCATTCCAAGCCCATGGAAAGAGAAACACCTCTAATCCTGATTCAATAAAAACCCACGTGACTAAAGAAGAGCGATAGCACATCAGTAACATTCTCTCCACTTTGAGACAAAATGATCCCAAAGCATCTTACAGAGTATAGATGGGGACTCTAGAAATGCCTATAAATCACCACAGCACAATatcttatttctctttcctatATACTGGAAATGCCGCCACTTCTGGAGTTGAACAGGGCTGCCAATCTGAAGCAGAAGCACAATGGTTTGTAGGTAGGGGAACTAAGTCTTTCCAAATGAGCTCAGGTGCCTGGGTCTAGCAGTGTTTCCTCTTTCCCCTAAGCAGAGATTTTTCCCAAAAAGCAGAACATATTTTTCCAGGAGTAAAAGCTTCCAGTTTTGCCTGTAAATTTAAGGATCCGGGTATCTTACAAAATCCAACACTACTAACCTACAGAGAGTTGAACATGaagattttcctttctttctgttgAAGCCCTTTTCTTGTGCCATATTGCGCACACCATATAAATAGCCAACCTCTACAGAAGAGCAGGAGGTGTCTCCCAGAAGAGAAATGGTACAGTGGGAAATTTATGAACTTTCAAAAAGAAGGAGTTTTACGGACACTTATGTATGTTTACTTTGCCACTTATCACATCCTTTCACACTGTGGTAAAGGGCATACAGTTTAGGCAAGAACCCTACAGCACTGCAGTATTTGCGCAGCGTCTAGCTCAGTGGAGTTAGAGTCAGTGATTGGCACTCCTAGGTATTATGGTAAAACAAATATCAGGTATTAAAAAGTGTCCATCACAGATCACACCATCCAATGAGCGGTGAACCGATTTTCCGCAGTCATTTATTTCCAACTGATTTGGGCTGTCACCAAAAACTCCGTTTCCTGGGGACCCAGCGTACCTCTAAGCATCCATGGGTTGGCACTGGCTATTCAATTAGACTGTAAGAGCCACAGCTGTATTATGGACAAACATACCTCGAATGGCTTCGGCTTCTGGAATAGGAGCGGCGCCGTCTGGATCCAGGCCTGTCTTCCACTAACCTAATCTTTCTGCCATTCACTTCTGTCCCATCCAGCTTTTCAAGGGCTCTTTTCATATCCGAATAGGATTTGAACTCAATCACACCTtcattttttctccctttgtGTGCGTCTGCATATGTCACTTCGCCTGCCTGACGCATATAATCCTGGGAGGAAAGGACAAAAACATTGCCTTTGAATCCACAGATTTAGGGTTTCACGCTGgttctgtttattccccctcACTGCTCATTTCATCTCTTCTTTAGCATGCAGAAAGCAGCATTGGTTGGCTTGCCTGAGGcaagggtggagtggaggggaggagaggagaacagCTCACTTTTGCACCCTCTTATTCCTAATGATGATTACTGCAGGTTCCTGTAATTGTGCTCAATAGCCCACACAAGATAAACACAACCGATCAGCAAGGACCCACTGATGTTAGTGAGAATTTTATCCAAAAAGCATTTTTGCAGGAGCAGGTCCAAATTTCTGAACAAGACAAGTAAAGACATTGCAGCAGTAATTTTGAGGCAAGTTATTATTTGAAAGGGGTAACCTTGATACAGTACAATATGCTCTGGATTGAAGCAAATTTCTTCTCACTGAGGTGATTTAAAAACATAAGATTTGCACTCAGATTTTTTACCTTTTACCTTCAAGTTTAAGAAGccgtgtttttaaaaaagggaaccaGTAAAAAGTGACTGAAGCCCTATAACAAAACAGGGACAGCACAGGCAACAGTGCACGCTTCCTTCACCCTACTGCCTAGCGAGTGTACTTCAGACTTCTCCTGGAGGCCCCATTTTCCAGCTCATTTACACCCTGGCCTCCCTTCTTAGACTGCTCAATGTGGTGATGGGTTTTGTGATGTACACATTTGTTTACCAGGACCACACAGAttctgtccttccccaagcagccTGTCAGATGGTGCTGACTTTCAATCAGCACTGATTCAGGCTGCAGTACCAACAGCGTGtagaggtcagtatcattttcAGTTCTTGAGTTGCCAGACTCCTGTCTTGAGATGCTTTAGTGCTAACTCAGCTGCCTTCCTGCCCCCACACAAACCTGAATCCAGCAAGGGATTACTCCATAACATGCTCCAATTGCttccagtattaaaaaaaaatatactttgaAGACAAGCTACTGGTGGTTTAAAGTGTTCTCAACATAAAATGCTATTTAAACCAGACCTACATGACAGGTTTGTAGTAAGTTAGAGTTTTCACAGAATAAGCAGTTGATGATACGCTTTATATCTGAACTATGAACTAATTCAGCTTGAAAATACCCCTGTGATGTAGATCAGTATTATCTGAATTTTACCAACAGAAAAACTAAGgcaaaggacaggtttcagagtagcagccgtgttagtctatatttgcaagaagaaaaggagtacttgtggcaccttagagaccaacaaatttatttgagcataagctttcacgagctacagctcacttcatcggatcacttcaagcttatgctcaaataaatttgttagtctccaaggtgccacaagtactacttttcttaaGGCAAAGGAGttcagtgatttgctcaagggTACAGAGGGTGTCTTAGCTCTTTGGCATTCCTGGCTCCCACTCAGATCCAAATATCAGACCTTTGATCCACTTGCAAATTTTCAGCAAGTGAGAACATGTATTCTTGGTAATTCAAGGAGAAAAGCGCAAAATAAAGAGTCATCTGAAGAACAAGCAAATGTTTTTAAACCATCCATAGCTGGGATGACGGCTGATCAGCATCATAAGAATGCTCTTTATAAAAAAATTTAACCTCTTACACAACCGAGGGCACAGGGTAATCAAGCAGCTACTGGATGACATTttattaccccctccccccataatcaCTACATGTGCTGTGGCCTATAGTTAGAGTTACCCAAGTTTTTCTATTACAGAGTCATTTTCAGCTCCTTACAATTTGAGAAATTTTACTTGACTGAAATTTTGTATGATCTCTTCCAGTCTGGGAGCAAATTTTTCTGAAAGTTTCTTCAAAAATGGGTGAGGAGTTTTCACATGAAAACATGTAGTCTTTTGGCTAaagtttgaaacttttttcacacaacaccAGTACCTCAGAAGGATGGAGGAAACTTCAAATTTGATAGGACTCAATTCCTAGGTCTGATGAAAGTCTGATTTGACTTGGCAGAGTTTTAAAGGcaagtttgtttatttgttttagtcTTTACATACGCGCACAAGCTTATGTTAAATGAGAATACTACTGTTCTCCCAAAAATCCATTTACAACATACATTATGTAAATGAAGTGGAACGTCTCATGATTCCATATAATGACATAACTTTTGAATACGTGTATTTGTATATGTGTACTACTTCAAACATGTATTCTCAAGTGTGGGTGcgtatgagagagagaatgaatttacatttattaaaatgagAGAATAGAGCTTCTGAAGTAGTCAAATATTTCCAGCATACAGGATATGATTGGAGCCGTTCTAAATAGAGTGTTCCCTCGCAACAAACAATGTTTAGTTGGTGCAACGGCCACAGGATCACACAAAATTTCCTTGGCTTCACAATCACCACGTCATTTAGGCCTTTTCTGATCTTCAACCTCAGGCAGAATAAAGAAAAGGGCCCCCTACCTTCAAATCTTGCCAACTGCAACGGCTTGACAGATTTTCCACGATCAATCTGTACTCTGTACGGGTAGGAGGACCGTACTTATCTCTTCCGCTTCTTCTATAACCATATCCACCTTTAGGAGGTGACAAGCAGACAGCAATACTTCAGCTAGGGAGGTGGAGTGACTTAGTCTACACCCCAGATAAATAAACTATTCTGCCCAATATGTCAGCAAATACATTTAATCTTTGCCCCACCCTCTAGACTAAGCTAGATTCTCCTCctttaaaacataaaattagagataaaacaataaaaaatataaCTACAATACTAGCCCATAATTACAAGGATGTATAATTATATTTACAGTTACAGTTAACATGCAATTAAATTTAAGTTATTAAAAAGTTTTTGAAACAAGAAACCAAATCACTAAAGCCAGTTTACTAATGTTACTTACATTGATTAAAGGTTTTCTGAATATCTGATATGAATATAGATTTTCAGGCACCTATTTCAGTTTAATCTCATCTGTCTCTAACCCTTgggatcctcaccacccaggtcTAATGGGAAAAGGTTGCGGTCGTCACATGGCTTCCTTTTTTGGTCAGCCAAGGGCCACAAAGGTCAAAGCCACTCATGGAAAGGTAACCCAAGGTCAGCAAATGGAACAGGCAGTCATCTTAGCCTCAAAGGactcttttaattaaaacattgaGGTCTTTGTTAAGTCTATGTTAAACAAATcacattacaaacaaacaaatacttagaaaataaacaaacaaattaataataatggtaCAAGAAATTGTGTTCATACATTTATTAATCAGTtaagtaaattaaaaatatcatACAATTAGCAAATTgataaatattcaaatatttacattaagttacaaaaacaaattATTCAAACTTCATATCAtgactgtctttttaaaaaaattactttttttttagtgaaatatcttaatttaaaaaagtcaCTGAGATACAAATGCATTTTAGTGCTTACTGCGTCCAGAACCATAACTGCTGTCACGTCGTGGGCCCCTGGC contains the following coding sequences:
- the SRSF4 gene encoding serine/arginine-rich splicing factor 4 isoform X1 translates to MPRVYIGRLSYQARERDVERFFKGYGKILEVDLKNGYGFVEFDDLRDADDAVYELNGKDLCGERVIVEHARGPRRDSSYGSGRSGYGYRRSGRDKYGPPTRTEYRLIVENLSSRCSWQDLKDYMRQAGEVTYADAHKGRKNEGVIEFKSYSDMKRALEKLDGTEVNGRKIRLVEDRPGSRRRRSYSRSRSHSRSRSRSRHSRKSRSRSGSSKSSHSKSRSRSRSGSRSRSKSRSRSKSRSRGQKEKSRSPIKNDKSRSRSRSAEKTQSKSKDKAEDAVQNNDDAKAKSRSPSKEKSKSKSRSRSGSKERVEEEKESMRRRSRSKEKSRSKEREKSKARSRSKSREESRSRSRSKSKDKRKGRKRSRDDSRSRSRSHSKSEKSRRRSKRDSKSSNKKKKKEDQERSRSRSRSRSRSRSESKEKEHLKRESDTKEVKNEGEEMDKSHESRSRSRSNSKSKPNVKSESRSRSKSISKTRSRSKSRSRSASKSPSRSRSRSRSRS
- the SRSF4 gene encoding serine/arginine-rich splicing factor 4 isoform X2, producing the protein MEPRYGFVEFDDLRDADDAVYELNGKDLCGERVIVEHARGPRRDSSYGSGRSGYGYRRSGRDKYGPPTRTEYRLIVENLSSRCSWQDLKDYMRQAGEVTYADAHKGRKNEGVIEFKSYSDMKRALEKLDGTEVNGRKIRLVEDRPGSRRRRSYSRSRSHSRSRSRSRHSRKSRSRSGSSKSSHSKSRSRSRSGSRSRSKSRSRSKSRSRGQKEKSRSPIKNDKSRSRSRSAEKTQSKSKDKAEDAVQNNDDAKAKSRSPSKEKSKSKSRSRSGSKERVEEEKESMRRRSRSKEKSRSKEREKSKARSRSKSREESRSRSRSKSKDKRKGRKRSRDDSRSRSRSHSKSEKSRRRSKRDSKSSNKKKKKEDQERSRSRSRSRSRSRSESKEKEHLKRESDTKEVKNEGEEMDKSHESRSRSRSNSKSKPNVKSESRSRSKSISKTRSRSKSRSRSASKSPSRSRSRSRSRS